DNA sequence from the Devosia lacusdianchii genome:
GAACGGTCGGCGCATGTCGCCCCTGATACCGAAGACCTTGGCAAGATCGCGCTTGCCCTTGATGTCGGATTGTTGGGCGAGCGCCTCGAGAAGCTGTTCGCGGGTCGGAAGCTCATAAGCTGCGGGTTTCCGCGCGCGCTTCGGACCGGAGAGATTTTTGGGTTTGGTAATTGGTGGCTTGGCCATTGGGTCGTTTCTGAAAATGTATTGGATAGATAGGGCAATCCGGGGTGGATTGCCAATTTGGATTGGGGGGGGAGATCGAATGGCCCACCCACCGCGCGTCACCCTCGGGCTTGCCCCGAGGGCTCTTCACTACCCGAACGTCCGAAAGTGTAACGCTCTCGGGTCAAGCCCGAGGGTGACGGGCGGTGGTGTGGGTCGGTGATAAGGTGCTCCAAGCACCTTCCGATTCTCCGGACCATCTCATGACCATTCCCTTCTTCGACGGCCATAACGACACCCTGTTGAAATTGCTGGAGGCCGATGGAGCCGATAAGGAGCGGCCGTTTATCGAGGGCATGCCGTCGGCGCAGCTTGATCTTCCGAGGGCAAAGGCGGCTGGCATGGCAGGCGGGTTCCTCGCGATGTTTCCGCCACCGCTGAAGACCGGTCTCGCCACCGTCGCAGGCGGCCCTGCGCTTAGCCCGAACCTGCCGCCGGAATTGGCTCTGGCCGATGCTCAGCTGGTTACCAATGGCATGGCGTCGATCCTGTTGCGGCTGGAGCGGGCGGGGGCCCTGGCGGTCTGTCGTAGTGCCAGCGACGTCCGGGCCGCTATTGACCGGCAGGTATTGGCAGCAATCTTCCATATCGAGGGCGCCGAGGCGATCGATACGGATTTCCGGTCGCTCGACGTGCTGTACGCCGCCGGGCTGCGCTCTATCGGCATCGTCTGGAGCCGCGCCAATGCCTTCGGCACCGGCGTACCCTTCCGCCACAATGTCGATCCGGATATCGGACCCGGCCTGACCGACGCGGGCAAGGAACTGGTCCGCGTCAGCAACCGCATGGGCATTATGCTCGATCTGTCGCATCTCAATGCGGCCGGTTTCCGTGACGTCGCTGCGATCAGCGAC
Encoded proteins:
- a CDS encoding dipeptidase, which produces MTIPFFDGHNDTLLKLLEADGADKERPFIEGMPSAQLDLPRAKAAGMAGGFLAMFPPPLKTGLATVAGGPALSPNLPPELALADAQLVTNGMASILLRLERAGALAVCRSASDVRAAIDRQVLAAIFHIEGAEAIDTDFRSLDVLYAAGLRSIGIVWSRANAFGTGVPFRHNVDPDIGPGLTDAGKELVRVSNRMGIMLDLSHLNAAGFRDVAAISDKPLVATHSNVHAISPSSRNLVDWQLAAIAESKGVVGLNYAVGFLQPDGVFRADTPLELMVRHVDALVDALGEDGVALGSDFDGAMIPAVMGDVTGVPKLLQALLDKGYGEELVGKIALGNWLRMIETTIG